The Agromyces sp. LHK192 genome includes a window with the following:
- a CDS encoding PH domain-containing protein, whose protein sequence is MPEPEVPVEPAAEASEAGGASEAGGPSEAGGASEPAVVPDGPIGSHVDADWRRVSPKYLVVEVVGTLISGVVLVGVGVFMFAVLGWAWALWAAIAIGVVFLVSLAFEPRRVRSIAYRLREDDLVFRRGIMFQRQVAVPYGRMQLVDITRGPIARALGLADLKFVTAAAATAVTVPGIPAEEADRLRDELVALAETRRAGL, encoded by the coding sequence ATGCCTGAACCCGAGGTGCCGGTCGAGCCGGCCGCCGAGGCATCCGAAGCCGGCGGGGCATCCGAAGCCGGCGGGCCATCCGAAGCCGGCGGGGCATCCGAACCCGCCGTCGTGCCCGACGGTCCCATCGGCTCCCACGTCGACGCCGACTGGCGGCGCGTCTCGCCGAAGTACCTCGTGGTCGAGGTGGTCGGCACGCTGATCAGCGGGGTCGTGCTCGTCGGCGTCGGGGTGTTCATGTTCGCGGTCCTCGGCTGGGCGTGGGCGTTGTGGGCCGCGATCGCGATCGGCGTGGTGTTCCTCGTGTCGCTCGCGTTCGAGCCGCGCCGCGTGCGGTCGATCGCCTACCGACTCCGCGAGGACGACCTCGTGTTCCGGCGCGGCATCATGTTCCAGCGGCAGGTCGCCGTGCCGTACGGGCGCATGCAGCTCGTTGACATCACGCGCGGCCCGATCGCACGCGCCCTCGGGCTCGCCGACCTGAAGTTCGTCACGGCGGCGGCGGCCACGGCCGTCACCGTGCCGGGCATCCCGGCCGAGGAGGCCGACCGGCTCCGCGACGAGCTGGTCGCGCTCGCCGAGACGCGTCGGGCGGGGCTGTGA